In Sphingobacterium sp. PCS056, the following proteins share a genomic window:
- a CDS encoding chemotaxis protein CheB: protein MVKRTNIVVIGGSAGSLKVLLVALPLLDQGLPFPIVIIMHRKASSDSVLNKLLAHNTKLDVIEIEDKMTMLPGCIYIVPPNYHMLFENKSLVSLDFSEKLNFSRPSIDITFRSAAEVFQECAVALLLSGANSDGVNGLKEIKSYQGTVAVQDPSTADVDYMPLQATLHVAVDIILKPIEIATYINRLRI from the coding sequence ATGGTAAAAAGGACAAATATAGTGGTTATCGGAGGGTCGGCCGGAAGTCTCAAAGTACTTCTCGTAGCTTTACCTCTCCTAGATCAAGGCCTTCCGTTTCCCATTGTTATCATTATGCATCGCAAGGCTTCATCCGATTCGGTATTAAATAAGCTCTTGGCACATAACACAAAATTAGACGTCATAGAAATCGAAGATAAGATGACCATGTTACCGGGATGTATCTATATTGTACCACCAAATTATCATATGCTTTTTGAAAATAAGTCATTAGTATCGTTAGATTTTTCTGAGAAACTTAATTTTTCACGACCATCTATTGATATTACATTTCGTTCTGCTGCTGAAGTCTTTCAGGAATGTGCTGTTGCTTTGCTGTTGTCTGGCGCAAACTCGGATGGAGTAAATGGATTGAAAGAAATTAAAAGCTATCAAGGCACTGTAGCGGTCCAAGACCCCTCGACCGCAGATGTTGATTATATGCCTTTACAAGCTACTTTGCATGTCGCTGTTGACATCATTTTAAAGCCAATTGAAATTGCGACTTATATCAATAGATTACGTATTTAA
- a CDS encoding response regulator — MKDKTILLFDDDVNILEVCTIILENYGYTVATSETSHDIIEKVTEIRPDVILMDNWIPEIGGIKATQLVKQHPEFKHIPVIYVSANNDIHLLAEEAGADSYLEKPFNLDDLESAVNTMLMDSKDRV, encoded by the coding sequence ATGAAAGATAAAACTATACTGCTCTTTGATGATGATGTAAATATCTTGGAGGTATGCACCATTATTTTAGAGAACTATGGGTATACAGTAGCTACTTCTGAGACATCGCACGACATTATTGAAAAAGTAACTGAAATTAGACCAGATGTTATTTTAATGGATAATTGGATTCCTGAAATTGGTGGTATAAAAGCAACTCAGTTGGTGAAGCAACACCCTGAATTTAAACATATACCAGTTATTTATGTATCTGCAAATAATGATATTCATCTTTTAGCTGAAGAGGCTGGAGCGGATAGCTATCTTGAAAAACCATTTAATTTGGATGATTTGGAAAGTGCCGTAAATACGATGCTAATGGATTCAAAGGATAGGGTCTAA
- a CDS encoding ferritin-like domain-containing protein, translating into MATVKSKKGNMPNAHLHELFVDELKDVLGAERQLLKGLKKLADAAHGEQLKQAFKSHYEQTEGHIERLKSVFSSIDLTARGKKCKAMEGLLNEAEEILEEFQDSPEVLDAALIAAAQKVEHYEIATYGCLVTYAKLMEHKEAEELLAATLAEEKDTDVLLTEIAMSESNLGQSA; encoded by the coding sequence ATGGCAACAGTAAAAAGTAAAAAAGGTAATATGCCTAACGCACATCTCCACGAATTATTTGTAGACGAATTGAAAGATGTACTTGGAGCTGAAAGACAATTGTTAAAGGGCCTAAAAAAATTGGCCGATGCAGCACATGGAGAGCAGCTTAAGCAAGCATTTAAAAGTCATTATGAGCAAACTGAAGGGCATATTGAGCGATTGAAGTCTGTGTTTTCGAGTATCGACTTGACCGCTAGAGGTAAGAAATGTAAAGCGATGGAAGGTTTGCTAAATGAAGCTGAGGAAATTTTAGAAGAGTTTCAAGATAGTCCTGAAGTATTAGACGCTGCTCTGATCGCTGCTGCACAAAAAGTCGAGCATTACGAAATCGCAACTTATGGTTGTTTGGTCACGTATGCTAAATTGATGGAGCACAAAGAGGCCGAAGAGCTTTTAGCTGCTACTTTAGCAGAAGAAAAAGATACTGATGTATTATTAACAGAGATTGCTATGAGCGAGTCAAACTTGGGGCAGTCAGCTTAA
- a CDS encoding diacylglycerol/lipid kinase family protein, translating to MKQAILLHNPGAGDEDHLKSDLVECIENEGYTCVYFSVKKGDSWVHQLDQTDFAIVAGGDGTVRGVVKELMKRTALDKKIPITILPMGTANNLSIALGIDSNLNHAKHIESWKNSKRQRFDVGVIKNADTTDFFLEGAGYGVFPHLIRKMIGVDKSKVKNSKDELKLALEVLHEIILSAKSEKYWIKADDRIYEGNCILLEVMNIQSIGPNLILSPEAATDDGMFNVVYVDEDQRADFAEYIKKRIDQHDVSFNYKSFEAKELTIDCDSAYMHIDDELILPLKNIAVYEVRENVLEFLVPKI from the coding sequence ATGAAACAAGCTATTTTACTGCATAATCCCGGCGCGGGAGATGAAGATCATTTGAAGTCTGATTTAGTAGAATGTATCGAGAATGAAGGATATACTTGTGTGTATTTTTCAGTTAAAAAAGGTGATAGCTGGGTTCATCAGCTAGATCAAACGGATTTTGCGATAGTTGCTGGCGGGGATGGCACTGTAAGGGGCGTTGTGAAAGAGCTGATGAAAAGAACTGCACTTGATAAAAAAATACCCATCACCATTCTACCGATGGGAACGGCCAATAATCTATCAATTGCTCTAGGTATCGACAGTAATTTAAATCATGCAAAGCATATCGAAAGCTGGAAAAATAGTAAGCGACAACGATTTGATGTTGGTGTAATTAAAAATGCAGATACAACAGATTTTTTTCTTGAAGGTGCAGGATATGGCGTGTTTCCGCATTTAATTAGAAAAATGATTGGCGTGGATAAAAGTAAAGTGAAAAATTCAAAAGATGAATTAAAACTGGCACTTGAGGTGCTACATGAGATCATATTATCGGCTAAATCTGAAAAATATTGGATAAAAGCAGATGATCGAATATACGAAGGGAATTGTATCTTATTGGAAGTCATGAATATTCAATCGATAGGTCCCAATCTGATATTGTCACCAGAAGCAGCAACAGACGATGGTATGTTTAATGTGGTATATGTCGATGAAGATCAACGAGCAGATTTTGCGGAGTATATCAAAAAAAGAATTGATCAACATGATGTTTCATTTAACTATAAATCATTTGAAGCCAAGGAACTGACTATTGATTGCGATAGTGCGTACATGCATATCGATGATGAACTTATACTTCCATTGAAAAATATTGCTGTATATGAAGTGAGAGAAAATGTACTGGAATTTTTAGTTCCCAAAATTTAA
- the surE gene encoding 5'/3'-nucleotidase SurE, with product MRILITNDDGIYSPGIASLAKVARKFGQVKLVAPDVEQSSMGHAVTHSRPLSYKKSPIEFPDVEAYRVNGTPADCVAMGTHLWNDVDVVLSGINMGPNLGNSMWHSGTLAAAKQAVLFGIKGIALSTPVGNTEPDFEALEPYVEQTLELLLKDKELALYNVNFPPQPTDMMWTRQSVRLYDGTIIPGTDPLGRKHYWFTVTPLEPADEGTDRWAIENNLVSITPLRLDLTDEAVLSKKLSEV from the coding sequence ATGAGAATTTTAATTACAAATGACGATGGTATTTACAGTCCAGGCATTGCATCACTTGCCAAAGTTGCTAGAAAATTTGGACAAGTAAAATTGGTCGCACCCGATGTGGAACAGTCCTCGATGGGACATGCGGTCACACATTCTCGACCTTTGAGTTATAAAAAATCACCAATCGAGTTTCCTGATGTTGAAGCATATCGGGTCAATGGTACACCAGCAGATTGTGTTGCGATGGGAACCCATCTATGGAATGATGTGGATGTGGTATTATCAGGGATTAACATGGGACCTAATTTAGGCAATTCAATGTGGCATTCGGGCACTTTAGCCGCTGCTAAGCAAGCTGTTTTATTTGGTATTAAGGGTATAGCACTCAGTACACCAGTTGGCAATACAGAGCCTGACTTCGAGGCACTTGAACCTTATGTTGAACAGACCTTAGAATTGTTACTAAAAGATAAGGAATTGGCTTTATATAATGTTAATTTTCCACCTCAACCTACTGACATGATGTGGACCAGACAATCTGTTCGTTTGTATGATGGAACGATTATACCAGGCACAGATCCTTTAGGACGTAAGCATTATTGGTTTACGGTTACACCGTTAGAACCTGCTGATGAAGGAACAGATCGTTGGGCAATTGAAAATAATTTGGTTTCTATAACACCATTAAGACTCGACCTTACAGATGAAGCTGTGCTTTCTAAAAAGTTGAGCGAAGTCTAG
- a CDS encoding ferritin-like domain-containing protein, whose protein sequence is MYTSETTAEIISDLIQINNDRIDGYTRALENLKTDSDQDLRRLFEDYIQQTNQFNSELLPFAVIEGEGSGQRMHISGKLHRFWLELKASLSGHDRKSILEECERGEDASKKAYEKAIQESPDLPIHIVSIIRNHAQRQKAAHDHVRNLRDAAQ, encoded by the coding sequence ATGTATACCAGTGAAACTACTGCAGAAATTATCAGTGATTTGATTCAGATCAACAATGATAGAATAGATGGCTATACACGTGCTTTAGAAAATTTGAAAACTGACAGCGACCAGGATTTAAGAAGACTATTTGAAGATTATATTCAGCAAACCAATCAATTCAATAGTGAATTGCTTCCTTTCGCAGTTATTGAGGGCGAAGGATCGGGACAGCGAATGCATATTTCTGGAAAATTACATCGCTTTTGGTTAGAACTTAAAGCTTCGCTATCTGGTCATGATCGTAAGAGTATCCTCGAGGAATGTGAACGCGGTGAAGACGCAAGTAAAAAGGCATATGAAAAAGCAATTCAGGAATCACCCGACCTTCCTATACATATCGTAAGTATAATCCGAAATCATGCACAAAGACAAAAAGCAGCTCATGATCATGTCCGCAATTTAAGGGATGCTGCTCAATGA
- a CDS encoding DUF421 domain-containing protein codes for MIEIKKMFLEGAELDFLLEIVGRSVIMFILILVILRLSGKKGVRQLTLFEVAIILSLGSAAGDPMFQEELPIIYALVVLFSVILIYKLITWLSTKSTFINKILEGEAMVVVRHGMFDLKHEHDGDFSKMEFFSELRNQSVEHLGQVRMAVLEIDGSMSILFYPDAEVKYGLPLFPDDYQQITINAAGAPIACMYCGQILENIPQEQSCPRCQRKKWALAIDTKRI; via the coding sequence ATGATAGAAATCAAGAAGATGTTTTTAGAGGGTGCCGAACTAGATTTTCTATTGGAGATCGTGGGGCGATCGGTCATTATGTTTATCTTGATATTAGTGATTTTGAGATTGTCAGGTAAGAAAGGGGTAAGGCAGCTTACCCTTTTCGAAGTAGCAATTATTTTGAGCTTAGGCTCTGCTGCTGGTGACCCTATGTTTCAAGAGGAATTGCCTATTATTTATGCACTCGTTGTCTTATTTTCAGTTATTCTGATTTATAAGCTTATAACTTGGCTATCCACTAAATCCACTTTTATTAATAAGATTTTAGAAGGAGAGGCGATGGTCGTGGTCAGGCATGGTATGTTTGATTTAAAGCACGAACATGATGGTGATTTTTCAAAAATGGAGTTTTTCTCAGAGTTGCGTAATCAATCAGTAGAGCATCTTGGTCAGGTTCGTATGGCTGTACTTGAGATTGATGGTTCAATGAGCATATTATTTTATCCAGATGCAGAAGTAAAATATGGACTCCCATTATTTCCAGATGACTATCAACAGATTACAATCAATGCAGCAGGAGCTCCGATTGCTTGTATGTATTGTGGGCAAATTTTGGAAAATATTCCTCAAGAACAATCATGCCCTCGATGTCAACGTAAAAAATGGGCACTAGCAATTGATACTAAACGTATCTAA
- a CDS encoding fatty acid desaturase, whose amino-acid sequence MSFLDHVLQPPSYGWQDATGKLIKPTNKEIIIEFFNRINIFKDRKNWLPFFSWLKIICLIPFFFIFLTTYLSWWTLLAAFIYSMIIMGTHGTIWHHRYCTHGAYKFKNAFWRFFTQNLTINVIPEEIYVISHHVHHAKSDQPGDPYNAQAGFLYCFLADVNHQPIAKDLNEQDYNRVKLLMQHTAVPANSYKQYKKWGSYVKPAYALLSWILNWSFWYLAFYLMGGHALACSLFGAAAFWGVGVRTFNYEGHAKGEDKQREGIDFSVNDKSINQIWPGIVAGEWHNNHHLFPKSARSGFKPYQIDLAWYYIKLLHKLGAVSSYRDDKKLFYKRYHNPYLQAKYKEI is encoded by the coding sequence ATGTCATTTTTAGATCATGTATTACAACCACCTTCCTATGGGTGGCAAGACGCTACGGGCAAACTTATTAAGCCAACGAATAAAGAAATCATCATTGAATTTTTCAATAGAATAAATATTTTTAAAGATCGAAAAAATTGGCTTCCTTTTTTCAGCTGGTTAAAGATCATTTGTCTAATACCTTTTTTCTTTATTTTTTTAACAACTTACTTAAGTTGGTGGACACTGTTAGCCGCTTTTATTTACAGTATGATCATCATGGGAACCCATGGAACTATCTGGCATCACCGATACTGTACCCATGGAGCGTACAAATTCAAAAATGCTTTCTGGAGATTTTTCACCCAAAATCTAACGATCAATGTGATTCCAGAAGAGATCTATGTGATTTCACATCATGTACACCATGCTAAATCTGATCAACCAGGAGATCCATACAATGCACAAGCGGGATTTCTATATTGCTTTCTCGCCGACGTCAATCATCAACCCATAGCCAAAGATCTTAATGAACAAGATTATAATAGAGTAAAATTGCTTATGCAGCATACTGCTGTACCAGCAAATAGCTATAAGCAGTACAAAAAATGGGGCTCTTATGTAAAACCTGCATATGCGCTACTGTCTTGGATACTAAACTGGTCTTTTTGGTACTTAGCATTTTATCTAATGGGGGGGCACGCTCTAGCATGTAGCCTTTTTGGAGCCGCAGCTTTTTGGGGTGTTGGAGTAAGGACGTTTAATTATGAAGGTCATGCTAAAGGAGAAGATAAACAAAGAGAAGGTATAGATTTTAGCGTCAATGACAAATCAATCAATCAAATATGGCCCGGGATCGTTGCCGGCGAATGGCATAATAATCACCATCTATTTCCCAAAAGCGCACGCAGTGGTTTTAAACCTTATCAAATAGATTTGGCATGGTACTACATTAAACTGTTACATAAATTGGGAGCCGTATCGAGCTATAGAGATGACAAGAAATTATTCTACAAACGTTATCATAATCCTTATCTTCAAGCAAAATATAAAGAAATTTAA
- a CDS encoding cold-shock protein, producing MQEGTVKFFNVTKGFGFITPTNGGQDVFVHSTGLMDDIRENDSVTFEVENGQKGVNAFNVRVAR from the coding sequence ATGCAAGAAGGAACAGTAAAATTCTTTAACGTTACCAAAGGTTTCGGTTTTATTACACCAACAAATGGTGGTCAAGATGTATTTGTACATTCAACTGGTTTAATGGATGATATCCGTGAAAATGACAGCGTAACATTTGAAGTAGAAAATGGCCAAAAGGGTGTTAACGCTTTCAACGTACGCGTAGCAAGATAA
- a CDS encoding outer membrane beta-barrel family protein: MKTYISALMMAASVSTLDAQTSSTNRPSSISISEGKLLGQIVDNQGKPIAQASVTLLQIIKEQTSGKEREVLIRSTSSQENGTFSFSDVSTKDKWKLKISSVGYTAKDIQVEYGSNTKNINKDMGSIVLEPDNQKLDEVTVTGRKALLEMDIDKKVYNVEKNIVAAGGTAVDVLRNMPSVQVDIDGNVKLRNAAPTIFVDGKPTTLSPDQIPADVIEKIEIITNPSAKYDASGSMAGILNIILKKNKKTGYNGMVTLGGDRFGGTNFMGSLNARQDKLNISLTGMNMRMRTNTEGDSHRLSNINNENSVVDQDIEGKTKGMITFGRLGLDYDFSPKTTFSIAGIFVEGKFRPNESTLISTQSASNTSLSNRISESERSFKPRGLQAGLVQKFKTEGEELTVDFNYFGGSNTSNGLYTTNYLNSMNQITGTQIQKNNGSGDNQFMTIQADYVKPFKNGMKLETGLRAQINNLTNINDNSLKAIGEEDFENITSASTNYDNKNTVYAVYASLGGNLKDWVSYKVGLRGESSTYDGELLNTNEKFHNRYPLSLFPSLFLSKKISEKDQVQMSVTRRVNRPNFFQIIPFIDYTDSLNITRGNADLVPEFTTSGEISYSRTHGKGTFLASVYYKKTNNLITRYLTQELNPITDKMDFINTYINANASRNYGAEFTYTNNLKKWWDLTADVNFYNSKIEVDERVKTDAMWTVFGKLNNTFNIKNNWNFQLAFEYQGKTNMPVTQNQSFGPPMNQAQSSSQGYIKPFYGVDLAIKKSFLKNQAASVTLAVNDIFRSRGNTIVSSGEGFSQTYYRLSNPQLVKLNLSYRFGKMDMNMFKKNKSQNAMEGIQMQ, translated from the coding sequence ATGAAAACATATATATCAGCACTGATGATGGCTGCGTCCGTCTCGACATTAGATGCCCAAACGTCTTCAACTAACCGCCCAAGTAGTATAAGCATCTCTGAAGGTAAACTTTTAGGTCAAATTGTAGACAATCAAGGTAAACCAATTGCGCAGGCTTCGGTCACTCTACTGCAGATCATAAAAGAACAAACGTCTGGCAAGGAAAGAGAAGTATTAATACGAAGTACCAGTTCTCAAGAAAATGGTACATTCAGTTTTTCAGATGTATCCACTAAGGACAAATGGAAATTAAAAATTAGCTCTGTCGGTTATACTGCTAAAGATATACAAGTAGAATATGGAAGTAATACCAAAAATATAAACAAAGATATGGGGTCAATCGTCCTAGAACCCGATAATCAAAAACTTGATGAAGTAACTGTGACAGGGCGTAAAGCGCTGCTGGAGATGGATATTGACAAAAAAGTGTACAATGTAGAAAAAAATATCGTAGCAGCCGGTGGAACAGCCGTTGATGTACTTCGCAATATGCCATCTGTTCAAGTTGATATTGACGGCAATGTCAAACTCAGAAATGCTGCTCCAACAATTTTCGTAGATGGTAAACCGACAACACTTTCGCCAGATCAAATACCAGCCGACGTTATCGAAAAAATAGAGATCATTACCAATCCATCTGCTAAGTACGATGCTTCAGGGAGTATGGCAGGTATTTTAAATATCATTCTTAAGAAAAATAAAAAAACAGGTTACAATGGTATGGTGACCCTTGGAGGTGACCGCTTTGGCGGAACCAATTTTATGGGAAGTCTCAATGCACGTCAGGACAAATTAAATATTTCATTAACAGGTATGAATATGCGTATGCGAACCAATACCGAGGGAGATAGTCATCGACTGAGTAATATCAACAACGAAAATTCAGTTGTAGACCAAGATATAGAAGGAAAAACAAAAGGGATGATCACTTTTGGAAGACTGGGTCTGGATTATGATTTTAGTCCAAAGACTACATTTTCAATTGCAGGAATATTTGTCGAGGGAAAATTTCGTCCTAATGAAAGCACGTTGATCTCAACACAATCAGCAAGCAACACTTCACTAAGCAATAGAATTTCTGAATCAGAGCGCAGCTTTAAACCTAGAGGTCTACAAGCTGGTCTAGTTCAAAAATTCAAAACAGAAGGTGAAGAATTGACAGTTGACTTTAACTATTTTGGAGGGAGTAATACATCCAATGGCCTTTACACGACCAACTACCTTAATAGTATGAACCAGATTACAGGTACGCAGATACAAAAAAATAATGGTTCAGGTGATAATCAGTTTATGACTATCCAAGCTGATTACGTTAAACCATTCAAAAATGGTATGAAACTCGAAACAGGATTGCGTGCACAGATCAATAATTTAACAAATATCAATGACAATTCACTAAAAGCTATAGGTGAAGAAGATTTTGAAAATATCACATCAGCATCTACCAATTATGATAATAAAAACACCGTATATGCAGTATACGCTTCTCTTGGTGGAAATTTAAAAGATTGGGTATCATACAAAGTTGGTCTTCGTGGCGAAAGTTCCACTTACGATGGAGAGCTTTTGAATACCAATGAAAAATTTCACAATCGCTATCCACTTAGCCTATTTCCATCCTTATTCTTGAGTAAAAAAATATCCGAGAAAGATCAGGTTCAAATGAGTGTAACCCGCCGTGTTAACCGTCCCAATTTTTTTCAAATTATTCCTTTTATAGATTATACCGATAGTTTAAATATCACAAGAGGTAATGCGGACCTTGTACCAGAGTTTACGACATCGGGTGAAATTTCTTATAGTAGAACACATGGCAAAGGCACTTTTTTGGCTTCTGTATATTACAAAAAAACCAATAATTTAATTACGCGGTATCTGACACAAGAACTCAATCCGATCACAGATAAAATGGATTTTATCAATACCTATATCAATGCTAATGCCAGCAGAAACTATGGTGCAGAGTTTACTTACACTAATAATCTGAAAAAGTGGTGGGATCTCACAGCAGATGTAAATTTCTATAATTCTAAAATCGAGGTAGATGAACGTGTAAAAACTGATGCGATGTGGACAGTATTTGGAAAATTAAACAATACATTCAATATTAAAAATAATTGGAACTTTCAATTAGCTTTTGAGTATCAAGGCAAAACAAATATGCCTGTTACACAAAATCAAAGTTTCGGTCCGCCTATGAATCAAGCTCAAAGCTCGTCACAAGGATATATAAAACCATTTTACGGGGTTGATCTTGCCATCAAGAAAAGTTTCTTGAAAAACCAAGCAGCATCTGTTACTCTGGCTGTAAACGATATTTTCAGAAGCCGGGGCAATACTATCGTTTCTTCTGGTGAGGGATTTTCACAGACCTATTATCGTCTTTCCAATCCGCAGCTCGTTAAATTAAACTTGTCATACCGCTTTGGAAAAATGGATATGAATATGTTTAAGAAAAATAAAAGTCAAAATGCCATGGAAGGCATACAGATGCAATAA
- a CDS encoding LytR/AlgR family response regulator transcription factor, protein MKIKCILIDDEPFALNILEDDLLSFDNIEILQKFNAPNDVSDFLKDQPVDLIFLDIQMPEKLGTEFIRELPAPPLFIFTTAYHDYAVEGFELNAVDYLLKPISKGRLTTAIRKVEEIMLRRDKPKIDHIVVNVEYKKTKIFLHEISYIEGLKDYVKIYLVSRSNPLLTRSNLRGMEKILPETDFLRIHNSFIINKSRIEHVTQTKLTLPEIALPIGKKYISNIERFHLR, encoded by the coding sequence ATGAAGATTAAATGTATACTGATCGATGACGAGCCATTTGCCCTAAATATCTTGGAAGATGATTTATTAAGCTTTGACAATATAGAGATTTTACAGAAATTCAATGCTCCTAATGATGTGTCTGATTTTTTAAAAGATCAACCTGTAGATCTAATTTTTTTAGATATCCAGATGCCAGAAAAATTAGGTACAGAATTTATCCGTGAACTACCCGCCCCACCATTATTTATTTTCACTACAGCTTATCATGATTATGCTGTAGAGGGATTTGAGCTCAATGCGGTTGATTATCTACTCAAACCCATCTCAAAAGGAAGATTGACGACAGCGATTCGGAAAGTGGAGGAAATTATGTTGAGACGTGATAAACCAAAAATAGATCACATCGTAGTCAATGTGGAATATAAAAAAACAAAAATCTTTTTACATGAGATCAGTTATATAGAAGGCTTAAAAGATTATGTCAAAATATACCTGGTAAGTCGTTCAAATCCTCTTCTTACACGCAGTAACCTGAGGGGTATGGAAAAAATACTGCCTGAAACTGATTTTTTACGTATCCACAACTCTTTCATCATCAATAAAAGTCGAATTGAACACGTTACCCAAACAAAGCTTACACTCCCCGAAATAGCATTGCCTATCGGAAAAAAATATATCAGCAATATCGAGCGCTTTCACCTGAGATAA
- a CDS encoding sensor histidine kinase, whose translation MIGRFFKKFYLHIVIWTILLFLPFITYLYQPDKIAEFKPYSGISHFVNILFLATSFYLHCYYVAPKYFFSHRRIFVSIILFGFLAYVALNYAIVYFNPNGELAHFTKENILFVRLVIGPGIIYSLCMITSSMIFLYGEQARQKELNKQIALEKTKAELTILKLQISPHFLFNTLNNIRWLIRKQSPDSEDTIIKLSEILRYILYEVDGPKVELFKEIEHMRNFIALQTLRLPVAGNIQLEIENDLKNRMIPPLLFIHFVENAFKYGVDSKNTPDIIFQFIKIPGGIAFKSSNKILQHTQPRVNEGIGLANIQRRLQLLYPNKHQLSINKNDQGYFEVILKLTTDED comes from the coding sequence ATGATTGGTAGATTCTTCAAAAAGTTCTATTTGCATATTGTCATCTGGACTATACTATTGTTTCTTCCATTTATTACTTACCTATACCAACCAGACAAGATTGCCGAATTTAAACCATATTCGGGTATATCTCATTTCGTTAATATTTTATTTTTGGCGACTAGCTTTTATTTACACTGCTACTATGTTGCACCAAAATATTTCTTTAGCCATCGTAGAATCTTTGTATCTATCATTCTTTTTGGTTTTCTAGCATATGTTGCTCTCAATTATGCAATTGTTTATTTTAATCCCAATGGAGAGTTAGCTCATTTTACAAAAGAGAATATTCTATTTGTACGACTGGTAATCGGTCCAGGGATTATATATTCACTTTGTATGATCACTTCATCCATGATCTTTCTTTATGGAGAACAGGCTAGGCAGAAAGAATTGAATAAGCAAATTGCATTGGAAAAAACTAAAGCTGAACTCACCATTTTAAAACTTCAGATCAGCCCCCATTTTCTATTCAATACGCTAAATAATATTCGTTGGCTGATCCGTAAGCAATCTCCAGATTCAGAAGATACCATCATTAAATTATCTGAAATATTGCGCTATATCCTTTATGAGGTTGATGGTCCAAAAGTGGAACTTTTCAAGGAAATTGAACATATGCGAAATTTCATCGCTTTACAAACACTAAGGCTTCCGGTTGCAGGAAATATACAGCTTGAAATTGAAAACGATCTAAAAAATAGAATGATTCCACCCTTGCTCTTTATTCATTTTGTAGAAAATGCATTTAAATATGGAGTGGATAGCAAAAACACACCGGACATCATATTTCAATTTATTAAAATACCCGGCGGAATTGCTTTTAAATCAAGCAATAAAATTTTGCAGCACACCCAGCCTCGTGTAAACGAAGGTATTGGTTTAGCCAATATACAGCGTCGTCTACAATTACTCTACCCCAATAAGCATCAACTTTCCATTAATAAAAATGATCAAGGGTATTTTGAAGTTATACTAAAACTGACTACTGATGAAGATTAA
- a CDS encoding DUF1398 domain-containing protein, whose translation MFTLEQINEAHGKVKTGAGFPYFIKVIKALGVMRYEAYIKDGHIDYYGIHNHIVKAGATYEPLVIANNVKKEKFKTELLAHQQGKTDFLTFIKMCAQVGIDKWVICMDKMTCTYYDQAGNEILVEDIPPV comes from the coding sequence ATGTTTACATTAGAACAGATCAATGAAGCTCATGGTAAAGTTAAAACAGGAGCGGGGTTTCCCTATTTCATAAAAGTAATTAAAGCTTTAGGCGTTATGCGCTATGAAGCTTACATAAAAGATGGACATATTGATTATTATGGTATTCATAATCATATCGTAAAGGCTGGTGCAACATACGAACCACTAGTAATTGCCAACAATGTAAAAAAAGAAAAATTTAAGACCGAATTATTAGCGCATCAACAAGGTAAAACAGATTTTTTAACTTTTATTAAAATGTGTGCTCAGGTTGGGATTGATAAGTGGGTTATTTGTATGGATAAGATGACATGTACCTATTATGATCAAGCAGGCAATGAAATTTTGGTGGAGGATATTCCTCCTGTCTAA